In Aricia agestis chromosome 14, ilAriAges1.1, whole genome shotgun sequence, one genomic interval encodes:
- the LOC121733868 gene encoding PWWP domain-containing protein 2A-like yields the protein MAAVVLTADMTIQKNSKILVNVEEALADLIVVSYQSENQKFQGVLLDSNKGNLPFGVYNLHPAFTKSDPSSTKQDDKLHSVSQRFSYEDPDYDDNTQKSKKQSKAKPQPRQKMTVRLRPRKVLCSNCQGICNENNENVDVSKKRKIESDEDLSKDGPSSKPEKKYLAGGTLIPKLSRLQSSEITSATKRTNPKSSDKVRSVKTSPSDDESTKTRELAFVSVSDSAELCDKDDKSEDNNTFSSLFSSARTLKICFGEGEGTVVKIPPLSGDYNEDSGVSCDMTKPVKIESRAEKKALKKAKKQAKKNSTLEKTVSLWIEQSPKHIGALSPRNNVSNSPPVDLTDKKHKHRVKHKKKHKVMKKSDENSSKEEPLEYFSSVKDDCLKQKLSISLRRLSSNSYEQQSDEEDNESETVPDFPPNAPESAGGKLVRVSPGDIVWGKVVGFPWWPGRVLSVTSASRAHVAWYASTTSSLMPCDSLSPFLEDYKIRFNKKKRGPYKEAVKQAMLEARRIESHTDPLASPTHQNLTNVSPRPIDVFS from the exons ATGGCGGCTGTCGTTCTAACAGCCGATATGACGATTCAAAAGAATTCTAAGATTTTAGTGAATGTAGAAGAAGCTCTTGCAGATTTAATAGTGGTGTCCTATCAATCAGAGAATCAAAAATTTCAGGGTGTGCTCCTAGATTCAAACAAGGG TAATTTACCCTTTGGAGTGTACAATCTCCATCCAGCGTTCACGAAGAGCGACCCCTCTAGTACGAAACAAGATGATAAGCTACATTCCGTCAGTCAGAGGTTCTCGTATGAGGATCCGGATTACGATGACAACACGCAGAAATCCAAGAAACAGAGCAAAGCGAAGCCCCAGCCGCGACAAAAGATGACGGTGAGACTTCGCCCCCGTAAAGTTCTGTGTTCCAACTGCCAGGGGATATGCAACGAGAACAATGAAAACGTGGACGTGTCCAAAAAACGCAAGATAGAATCAGACGAGGACCTTTCCAAAGATGGCCCCTCGTCGAAACCCGAAAAAAAATACCTCGCGGGCGGCACACTCATACCAAAACTTTCCAGACTGCAATCTAGCGAAATAACGAGTGCCACAAAACGGACAAACCCAAAGTCGAGTGACAAAGTGCGAAGTGTTAAGACCTCCCCGTCGGATGACGAATCCACGAAAACTAGGGAGCTGGCGTTCGTGAGTGTGTCGGACAGTGCGGAGCTATGTGATAAAGACGATAAAAGTGAAGATAATAATACATTTAGTAGCCTATTTTCTAGTGCGAGAACCTTAAAAATTTGTTTCGGTGAAGGGGAGGGCACGGTCGTAAAAATACCTCCCCTGTCCGGTGATTACAATGAGGACTCTGGCGTTTCTTGTGATATGACTAAACCCGTCAAAATAGAATCGAGAGCTGAGAAAAAGGCTTTAAAAAAAGCTAAAAAGCAGGCCAAGAAAAACAGTACTCTGGAGAAAACTGTAAGTTTATGGATAGAACAATCTCCAAAACACATTGGAGCTCTCTCTCCCCGAAACAATGTAAGCAACAGCCCCCCAGTAGATTTAACAGATAAAAAACACAAGCACCGAGTGAAACATAAAAAGAAACACAAAGTTATGAAAAAGAGTGATGAGAACTCTAGTAAAGAAGAACCCCTAGAATACTTTAGCAGTGTAAAAGATGATTGCTTGAAACAAAAACTCTCAATTAGCTTACGTAGACTCAGTAGTAACTCATATGAGCAGCAAAGTGATGAAGAAGATAACGAGAGTGAAACAGTTCCTGATTTTCCACCGAATGCTCCGGAAAGTGCAGGTGGAAAGCTGGTGAGGGTGTCTCCAGGAGATATTGTTTGGGGCAAGGTTGTGGGCTTTCCATGGTGGCCTGGACGTGTCCTTAGTGTGACGTCAGCTTCGAGAGCTCATGTTGCATGGTATGCCTCGACGACATCCTCTCTCATGCCATGTGATAGTTTGAGCCCATTCCTAGAAGACTATAAG ATACGCTTTAATAAGAAGAAACGGGGTCCCTACAAAGAGGCAGTGAAGCAAGCCATGTTGGAGGCTAGGAGGATAGAATCTCATACGGATCCTCTAGCTAGTCCGACTCATCAAAACCTCACAAATGTTTCCCCACGCCCAATTGATGTGTTCTCCTAA